The following DNA comes from Frankia casuarinae.
TGGACAAGCTCCGCGCGCAGCATTCCTTTGTCAGTGTCAGTGTCAGTGACGAGCCGGGCGAACGCACCTACCTCACCCGCGACCCCGAGAAGCGGCCGATCTGGTGGACATTTGCCGGGTTCGCGGCCAATTCGGCCCTCGCCTCGGGGCTCGGCGAGCTGGTTGACGCTGACGCGCCGGTCGGCGATCTCAGGCTGCGGCTTCGCCCGCACGTCAACTCCGCCGCGCTACGGACAATGCTCGATGTTCGACGTGACGACCTCGTTGACGCTCTTCCGGCCATCGATGTCGAGGCTGCCGATGGGCTCAAGTTCTCCGCGGCGATTCCCCTCGAACTCGCGATCGAGACGCTAGCCGCACGCCTCACCGATCCATCCGCCGTCCACGCGACGCTGAAGGCAATCATCCGGGAGGAGACTGCGCCTCCGCCTGGGGGATGGTAGCCGTGAACGGATTGATCGCGGCGGCGATGACGTCGGCCGACATCCAAGCCGGACGCCGACGCCGGGCTGGAGCGCATCGAGGAAGTGACCCGCCGCTTGCCCCACCGCTGCTTTCGCCTTCGACCAGTTCGGGCCGTTGCCGTAAGGTCAACGTTCGGGCGTGGCCAAGATCTTGAACAACATGGTGTTGGCGGTGGTGAGCGTCTGGGCGTCGACCCGGCGCAGGCATTCACCCAGGGCGGCCTTGGCCACGAACGTGACCAGGCCCATCACGGCCCACTGCCCCTCCCCCAGGTCGACGCAGAACCCCTCGTCGGTGGCGTGCTCCACGACCAGGGCGACCAGCACGGTCGGCTCGTCGGCGATCTCGTTGTAGACCGTGGAGCTGAGGATCAGCACCGCCTGCGGCGCCGGCCCGATGCCCGCGGTCCAGATCTCACCGCGCCGCGGTGGCCTCACCCGGCGGCGTCGGCGAGATTGGGCAGCCCCGACACCGCGAGAGCCCGCTGGTTGGCCTCCCCGAAGGCGAGGGCCGCGCCGGCCACCGCCGGGTCGGCCCGCACCCAGGCCCCGTGCGCGGCGCAGCGCCGACGCATGTCCTCGGCGTCAAGCACGCCCTCGACCCAGGCGTTCATCGAGGTGTGCTCGGCCTCGGCGTACCGCTTGACCGCCTCGTAGGCCT
Coding sequences within:
- a CDS encoding MazF family transcriptional regulator gives rise to the protein MRPPRRGEIWTAGIGPAPQAVLILSSTVYNEIADEPTVLVALVVEHATDEGFCVDLGEGQWAVMGLVTFVAKAALGECLRRVDAQTLTTANTMLFKILATPER
- a CDS encoding toxin-antitoxin system HicB family antitoxin gives rise to the protein MSRTITLRLSDEAYEAVKRYAEAEHTSMNAWVEGVLDAEDMRRRCAAHGAWVRADPAVAGAALAFGEANQRALAVSGLPNLADAAG